The genomic stretch AGGAGTCGCAGCAGGCGCTGCGCGACGAGTTCTCCAACCAGGCCCAGCCGCTCAAGGACAAGGCCACGGAGGCGTTCGCGGCCACGGTGGCCAAGAGCCGCGAGCTGGACGTGTACAACGCCTGCGCCGCGGAGGCGCTGAAGATGCTGCGCACCACCTACCAGCCGGACCGCTACCCGGACATGCCGGAGGAGAAGGTGGCGCTCAAGGGCCGCGAGCAGCTCATCGGCGGGGACGTGCTGGCGGCCATCCAGGACGTGCCGCCGCCGGCGCCCAAGGCCGTCGCGGAGGCCACGAAGGACCAGAAGACGACGCTGCAGGAGGACCTGACGGACCTCACCCAGCAGCTGCGCTCGCAGACCGAGACCCAGGTGGACGCCAAGTCCACCGCCGCCACCGGTCCTGACGGCTCGAAGCCCGCCAAGCAGGGCGGAAGCGACGAGGAGCCGGAGGACTTCCTCTAATGAACCGGACGACGACCCGTACCATGCGCCTGTTCCCCTTGCTCGTGGCCACGTCGCTCGTGGCCGCCGGCTGCTCCAGTTCGAAGGCCACCGGCCCCGCGGCCCCCGTCAAGAACACCGCGCCGCAGACGACCGGCAAGGAGCCCGCCGCGCCGCCCATCTCCAACACGGCCAAGGCCAAGTTCGAGGACGCGGTGAAGTCCTTCGACGCGCAGAAGAAGGCCAAGGCGTTCGACTACCCGGCGCTGGAGCGCAAGTTCAAGTCGGCCCTGGAGTCCGACGCGAACCTGGCCGAGGCCGAGTACAACCTGGGCGTCATCGCCGAGCGCCAGGGCAACACCAACGAGGCGAAGACGCGCTACCGCGCCGCGCTGACGAAGAAGCCGTCGCTGCGCCAGGCCGCGGAGAACCTCGCCGTCATGGAGCAGAACGCGGGCAACGTCGCCGGCGCGGTGGCCCTCTACCAGGAGGTGCTCCAGCGCTACCCGGACGACGCGCAGTCGCGCGCCCGCCTGGCGGAGATCTACCGGCAGAAGGGCGACCACGACAAGGCGATGGAGCTGTCGCGCGCGGCGCTGATGCGCGACCCCCAGTCCACCACCGCCCTGAAGGTGATGATCCGCAGCTACCTGGACCGCAAGCAGCTGGCGCTGGCCAAGCTGGTGGCGCTGCGCGGCACCAAGCTCGACGCCGCGGACCCGGAGCTGCAGCACCTGGTGGGCGTCATCCTGCAGCGCGAGGGCGACGTCGACGAGGCGCGGCTGTTCTTCAAGAAGGCCCTCGAGGCCCGCGACGACTACGTGCCGTCCCACGTCGCGCTGGCCCAGCTGTCGCTCGAGTCCGAGGACTTCCCGGGCGCCGAGGAGCACCTGCGCCGCATCCTCCAGGCGGACGGGAAGAACGCCGCCGCGC from Myxococcus stipitatus encodes the following:
- the gltE gene encoding adventurous gliding motility TPR repeat lipoprotein GltE — translated: MNRTTTRTMRLFPLLVATSLVAAGCSSSKATGPAAPVKNTAPQTTGKEPAAPPISNTAKAKFEDAVKSFDAQKKAKAFDYPALERKFKSALESDANLAEAEYNLGVIAERQGNTNEAKTRYRAALTKKPSLRQAAENLAVMEQNAGNVAGAVALYQEVLQRYPDDAQSRARLAEIYRQKGDHDKAMELSRAALMRDPQSTTALKVMIRSYLDRKQLALAKLVALRGTKLDAADPELQHLVGVILQREGDVDEARLFFKKALEARDDYVPSHVALAQLSLESEDFPGAEEHLRRILQADGKNAAAHLNLGLAYKGQGQYDKAMQEYDEAEKLDPELAAVHLNRAIILHKVKDAPERAVELYKKYIATAGGDVALSAESPVFGLLREAESIVNAKREAAMAEQQAKQMEELQKKQQAQMQAAEKKQAPQGAVPPGAAATPATGTNAPPQVAPAGGATPQPPTATPTEGAGEKKNSAAPADPSEPGEPEDDLM